One stretch of Acinetobacter sp. WCHAc010034 DNA includes these proteins:
- a CDS encoding type I restriction-modification system subunit M: MTQVQLQQLQKHLWNIANDLRGKMGADEFRDYILGFIFYKYLSEKAISFANELLKDEGLAEKYHQLDENNPDHAELIDGIKENSVEEVGYALAPKQLFHTIAERGRQGEFILDELSNTLREIERSTLGAESEDDFANLFEDLDLNSTKLGNNANDRNELVSKVLTHLDNIDFDLSNSESDVLGDAYEYLIGEFASGAGKKAGEFYTPQTVSTLLAKIVTQGKQRLRSVYDPTCGSGSLLLRVKREVQDVDMIYGQEMNRTTYNLARMNMILHDVHFAKFDIKQEDTLIRPQHIDQRFEAVVANPPFSAKWSADPIFLQDERFSRFGKLAPSSKADMAFVQHMLHQLDHNGTMAVVLPHGVLFRGSSEGVIRQYLIEKLNVIDTVIGLPANIFYGTSIPTCILVLKKNRKHTGDILFIDASNDFDKQKNQNKLLPEHLDKIIAAFEQRQNIEKYAKVATLQDVKDNDYNLNIPRYVDTFEAEDEIDLNAIAQQLKELEQQSQNTDKVIAEFCKELDIDSPFTEVK; encoded by the coding sequence ATGACTCAGGTTCAACTTCAACAACTACAAAAACATCTTTGGAATATTGCGAACGATTTACGTGGAAAAATGGGAGCTGATGAGTTCCGTGACTACATTCTCGGCTTCATTTTCTACAAATACCTGTCTGAAAAAGCGATTAGCTTTGCCAATGAACTGTTGAAAGATGAAGGCTTGGCAGAAAAATATCACCAACTTGATGAAAATAACCCTGATCACGCTGAACTCATTGACGGCATCAAAGAAAACTCAGTCGAAGAAGTCGGTTATGCCCTAGCTCCAAAGCAACTGTTCCACACAATTGCTGAACGTGGTCGTCAAGGTGAATTCATTCTTGATGAATTATCAAATACCTTACGAGAAATCGAACGTAGTACCTTGGGTGCTGAGTCTGAAGATGATTTTGCCAATCTATTTGAGGATCTCGACCTTAATTCAACCAAACTCGGCAACAATGCCAACGATCGTAATGAATTGGTCAGCAAAGTACTCACACATTTAGACAACATCGATTTTGATCTCAGTAACTCAGAATCAGATGTATTGGGTGATGCCTACGAATACCTGATTGGTGAATTTGCATCTGGTGCAGGTAAAAAAGCAGGTGAATTCTATACACCTCAAACCGTATCAACTTTGCTTGCAAAGATCGTGACTCAAGGCAAACAACGTCTACGTTCAGTCTATGATCCGACATGTGGTTCAGGTTCATTGCTTTTGCGTGTAAAACGTGAAGTTCAAGATGTCGATATGATTTACGGTCAAGAGATGAACCGGACCACCTATAACCTGGCACGAATGAACATGATTTTGCATGATGTTCACTTTGCCAAATTCGATATCAAGCAAGAAGATACCTTAATTCGCCCACAGCACATTGATCAGCGTTTTGAAGCAGTGGTCGCCAATCCTCCATTCTCAGCCAAATGGTCAGCAGATCCTATCTTCTTGCAAGACGAGCGTTTTAGCCGTTTTGGTAAACTTGCACCAAGTTCAAAAGCAGATATGGCTTTTGTTCAGCACATGCTTCATCAGCTCGATCACAACGGTACTATGGCGGTTGTTCTACCGCATGGTGTGTTGTTCCGTGGTTCAAGTGAAGGTGTGATTCGTCAGTACCTGATTGAAAAACTGAATGTGATTGATACTGTGATTGGCTTACCTGCCAACATTTTCTACGGTACGTCTATTCCAACCTGTATTTTGGTACTGAAGAAAAATCGTAAACATACAGGCGATATTTTATTCATTGATGCCAGCAATGACTTTGACAAACAGAAGAACCAAAACAAGCTATTACCTGAACATCTCGATAAGATCATTGCAGCCTTTGAACAGCGTCAAAATATCGAGAAATATGCAAAGGTTGCGACACTGCAAGACGTGAAAGATAACGATTACAACCTCAATATTCCTCGCTATGTCGATACCTTCGAAGCTGAAGATGAAATAGATCTGAATGCCATTGCACAGCAACTCAAAGAACTTGAGCAGCAAAGCCAAAATACCGACAAAGTAATTGCTGAATTCTGTAAAGAACTTGACATTGACTCACCTTTTACGGAGGTGAAGTAA
- a CDS encoding restriction endonuclease subunit S has translation MATPKLRFPAFEEKWNKQRLDSFLERVSNPIDVIPNKKYSQIGIRSHGKGIFHKEAVTGEELGNKRVFWVEPNALVVNIVFAWERAIAVTSDAEKGMIASHRFPMYLPKNNLSNVNFLRYLFVTDKGQSYLELASPGGAGRNKTLGQSNFAELKIDLPSLEEQTKIATFLSTVDEKISQLSQKLHLLGQYKQGMMQKLFSQQIRFKANDGSEFGEWGKVKFSESFVFHNTNSYSRALLSEVGEVMNIHYGDIHTKFSMLFDVSKEIVPFLNDQIDSTKIAENQFLKEGDLVIADASEDYKDIGKAIEVVHLNNQKVVAGLHTYIARPVQPFALGFCGYLMQTFEVREQIKKLATGTSVLGISKTNIGKVEIKLPSLEEQTKIANFLSSIDQKIDVVSEQLEQAKLWKKGLLQQMFV, from the coding sequence ATGGCTACACCTAAGTTACGTTTTCCAGCATTTGAAGAGAAGTGGAACAAACAAAGATTAGATAGTTTTTTAGAAAGAGTTTCTAATCCTATTGATGTGATTCCTAACAAAAAATACTCCCAAATTGGCATTCGTTCGCATGGCAAAGGAATTTTTCATAAAGAAGCTGTTACAGGTGAAGAGTTAGGAAATAAAAGAGTATTTTGGGTTGAGCCAAATGCTTTGGTAGTGAACATTGTTTTTGCATGGGAACGAGCTATTGCAGTTACAAGTGATGCAGAAAAAGGAATGATTGCATCGCATCGATTTCCTATGTATTTGCCGAAAAATAATTTATCGAATGTAAACTTTCTTCGCTATTTGTTTGTTACTGATAAAGGACAAAGTTATTTAGAGCTTGCATCCCCAGGGGGAGCAGGACGCAATAAAACCCTAGGTCAATCTAATTTTGCGGAATTAAAAATTGATCTACCAAGTTTAGAAGAACAAACAAAAATCGCTACTTTTCTTTCTACAGTGGATGAAAAGATTAGTCAGCTTTCGCAAAAACTCCACCTTCTGGGCCAATATAAACAAGGCATGATGCAAAAGCTGTTTAGTCAGCAGATTCGCTTTAAAGCGAATGATGGTAGTGAGTTTGGAGAGTGGGGAAAAGTTAAATTCTCTGAAAGTTTCGTATTTCATAATACAAACTCATATTCACGGGCTTTGCTGTCGGAAGTAGGTGAAGTTATGAATATTCACTATGGTGATATTCATACAAAGTTTTCTATGCTTTTTGATGTATCTAAAGAAATTGTGCCATTTTTAAATGATCAAATAGATTCTACTAAAATTGCTGAAAATCAATTTTTGAAAGAGGGCGATTTAGTTATTGCTGATGCTTCTGAAGATTACAAAGATATTGGTAAAGCCATCGAAGTTGTTCATCTAAACAACCAGAAAGTTGTTGCAGGATTACACACATATATCGCTAGGCCTGTTCAACCCTTTGCCTTGGGTTTCTGTGGATATTTAATGCAAACTTTTGAAGTTCGGGAGCAAATTAAAAAGCTAGCTACGGGTACTTCTGTCCTGGGAATTTCAAAAACAAATATTGGCAAAGTTGAAATAAAACTCCCCAGCCTCGAAGAACAAACCAAAATCGCCAACTTCCTATCAAGCATTGATCAAAAAATTGATGTTGTTTCAGAGCAGCTAGAACAAGCCAAGCTTTGGAAAAAAGGACTTTTACAGCAAATGTTTGTTTAA
- a CDS encoding IS1 family transposase, with protein MQITLEIKCPTCLSDSIKKNGIKVDGKQNYQCKDCKRQFIGDHALSYLGCNSGITRKILQLMVRGSGIRDIAEVERISIGKVLRTLTESAYQIQPKQSHYESLEVDEFWTFVGNKNNKQWLIYAYHRETGEIVAYVWGKRDLATVQRLKTKLKQLGIHYTRIASDHWDSFITAFKNCKQSIGKLFTVGIEGNNCKIRHRIRRGFRRSCNFSKKLENHFKAFDLTFFYINNGFI; from the coding sequence ATGCAAATAACTCTAGAAATCAAATGTCCAACCTGCCTCAGTGACAGTATAAAGAAAAATGGCATCAAAGTAGATGGGAAACAAAACTACCAATGCAAAGACTGCAAACGTCAGTTTATTGGTGACCATGCTCTGAGCTATCTAGGATGTAATTCTGGCATTACTCGTAAAATATTACAGTTAATGGTCAGAGGCAGCGGTATACGAGATATCGCTGAAGTTGAGCGCATTAGTATCGGTAAAGTCTTACGGACTTTAACTGAATCGGCCTATCAAATTCAGCCTAAACAAAGTCATTATGAATCTCTCGAAGTAGATGAATTCTGGACTTTTGTTGGAAATAAAAATAATAAACAATGGCTTATTTACGCCTACCATCGAGAAACAGGTGAGATTGTTGCTTATGTTTGGGGTAAGAGAGATTTAGCTACAGTCCAAAGGTTGAAGACAAAGCTTAAACAATTAGGTATTCACTACACCCGAATTGCAAGTGATCATTGGGACAGTTTCATCACTGCTTTTAAAAACTGCAAGCAAAGTATTGGTAAGTTGTTTACTGTAGGAATTGAAGGTAATAATTGCAAAATAAGGCATCGAATAAGGCGTGGTTTTAGAAGAAGTTGCAATTTCTCCAAAAAGCTTGAAAACCATTTTAAAGCCTTCGACTTAACCTTCTTTTACATCAATAATGGCTTCATTTAA
- a CDS encoding AAA family ATPase has translation MIILVGGEKGGAGKSCLAQNLAVYLQKKNRDVLLLDADPQGTTTDWIKERDENEDLKNIPSVQASGNIRQVLKDLSKRYEDIIIDAGGQDSEALRSAMTIATHMLLPFRPKRRDLKTLDHMEQVLKLARAVNPDLNARAIITQCPTLPSQVQRILDAKEACISFGIKALDHITTNRNVYDDADENGLSVFEVTSDFKAKAEIEGIAQEFLGV, from the coding sequence ATGATTATTTTAGTAGGTGGTGAAAAAGGCGGAGCTGGTAAAAGCTGCCTTGCCCAAAACTTAGCGGTTTATTTACAAAAAAAGAATAGAGATGTTCTTCTTCTAGATGCAGATCCTCAAGGTACAACTACTGACTGGATTAAAGAGCGTGATGAGAATGAGGATTTAAAGAATATTCCATCTGTACAAGCTTCAGGCAATATTCGTCAAGTTTTAAAAGATTTATCAAAAAGATATGAAGATATTATCATTGATGCTGGTGGGCAAGATTCGGAAGCATTGCGTTCTGCTATGACTATAGCAACACATATGCTATTGCCTTTTAGGCCTAAACGTAGAGATCTAAAGACTTTGGATCATATGGAGCAAGTATTAAAACTGGCGCGAGCAGTGAATCCAGATTTGAATGCAAGAGCAATCATTACACAATGCCCAACATTACCGTCACAAGTACAGCGAATTCTAGATGCTAAAGAAGCCTGTATATCGTTCGGAATAAAAGCCTTAGACCACATCACGACAAATCGAAATGTTTATGATGATGCAGATGAAAATGGCCTATCTGTTTTTGAAGTAACAAGTGATTTTAAAGCAAAAGCAGAAATTGAAGGGATAGCTCAAGAGTTTTTAGGAGTATAA
- the repM gene encoding replication initiation protein RepM, translating to MANLIYKDNNLIEASYALTLSEQRLILVAIIAAREIEKELTSDTLLTIHASEYMKHFNLGRQAAYEALQGACDNLFERRLTYKAIDPVTGKPAVYKSRWVSKVGYVKEAACAQLIFAPDILQLFVKLEEKFTRYELKQISQLSSVYAIRLYELLIRWRSKGKLYISMVELRDKLGLLENEYKTMGDFKKRVLTVAIDQINKLTDIDVSYEQKKEGRTITHIEFSFNQKASLIVSDKVLEPTYQLTPKQSIFFAQKLCDLIKYPEFGGKYANVGEEIEAFKERISLELLDPEKVKKYYPDLLKVGYKEKYKSEKLS from the coding sequence ATGGCAAATCTAATTTATAAAGATAATAACTTGATTGAAGCATCTTATGCGTTGACTTTGTCTGAACAACGCTTAATTTTAGTTGCGATTATTGCAGCTAGGGAAATTGAAAAAGAGCTTACATCGGATACCTTGCTAACAATACATGCATCTGAATACATGAAGCACTTTAATTTGGGTCGTCAAGCGGCCTATGAGGCTCTTCAAGGAGCGTGTGATAACTTGTTTGAACGTAGACTCACCTATAAGGCCATAGATCCTGTTACAGGTAAGCCAGCGGTCTACAAAAGCCGTTGGGTATCAAAAGTTGGCTATGTTAAAGAAGCTGCATGCGCTCAACTAATTTTTGCTCCTGATATTTTACAGCTTTTTGTAAAACTTGAAGAAAAATTTACCCGTTATGAATTAAAGCAAATTTCTCAATTATCTAGCGTATACGCTATACGGCTGTATGAACTTTTGATTAGATGGCGTAGCAAAGGCAAGCTATATATTAGTATGGTTGAATTGCGTGATAAGTTAGGTTTACTTGAAAATGAATATAAAACCATGGGCGATTTTAAAAAGCGTGTATTGACGGTTGCCATAGATCAAATTAATAAACTTACTGATATCGACGTAAGTTATGAGCAGAAAAAAGAAGGAAGAACAATTACACATATCGAATTTTCTTTTAATCAAAAAGCTTCCTTAATTGTTAGTGATAAGGTACTGGAACCGACATATCAGTTGACACCAAAACAATCTATATTTTTCGCTCAAAAATTGTGTGACCTTATCAAATATCCCGAATTCGGGGGAAAATATGCCAATGTAGGCGAAGAGATCGAAGCGTTTAAAGAAAGGATTTCACTTGAACTTCTCGACCCTGAAAAGGTAAAAAAGTATTATCCTGATTTGTTAAAAGTGGGCTATAAAGAAAAATATAAATCAGAAAAGTTATCATAA
- a CDS encoding IS5 family transposase → MKKPTHKIYRTTNWPAYNRALMSRGNIAIWFDPATQWYAPSKGKQGRNQTYSDAAIQCCLMIKSLFRLSVCMVTGFVQSLIKLCGLDWTALDYSTIRRRQKHIDIQISYEKSCNGLHLLVDSTGMKFLGEGEWKRKKHGAEYRRQWRKLHIGIDAKTLQIRAIQLTTNNVSDSQVLGDLLNQIPQDEQIDSVYTDGAYDTKQCRQVIADRQAHAVIPPRKNAKPWKDTKSSSLERNELLRTVKHLGRTLWKKWSGYHRRSLVETKMHCIKLLGDKLMARSFPSQVNEIHARVAVLNRFTELGRPLTQVTP, encoded by the coding sequence ATGAAGAAGCCTACACACAAAATCTACCGCACAACCAATTGGCCCGCATATAACCGAGCACTCATGAGTCGCGGAAATATTGCCATTTGGTTTGATCCTGCTACGCAATGGTATGCTCCATCAAAAGGCAAACAAGGGCGAAATCAAACCTACTCCGACGCAGCTATCCAATGCTGCTTAATGATTAAATCCTTATTTCGTCTTTCTGTATGCATGGTGACTGGCTTTGTCCAAAGCTTGATTAAACTTTGCGGATTAGATTGGACAGCTCTGGATTATTCAACCATTCGCAGAAGACAAAAGCATATTGATATTCAAATTAGCTATGAAAAGAGTTGCAATGGACTGCATCTACTCGTAGACTCTACAGGCATGAAGTTTCTAGGTGAGGGCGAATGGAAACGCAAGAAACATGGAGCTGAATATCGTCGCCAATGGCGTAAACTACATATTGGTATAGATGCCAAAACCCTACAAATACGCGCTATTCAGCTCACAACCAATAATGTCAGTGATTCACAGGTGCTTGGTGATTTACTTAATCAGATTCCACAAGATGAGCAGATTGACTCTGTTTATACCGATGGAGCTTATGACACCAAGCAATGCCGTCAGGTCATTGCAGATCGGCAAGCGCATGCGGTGATTCCACCTAGAAAAAATGCGAAACCATGGAAAGATACAAAGAGTAGCTCGCTAGAGCGAAATGAATTACTTCGAACAGTTAAACATTTAGGCAGGACATTATGGAAAAAATGGTCAGGCTATCATCGCCGCAGTTTGGTGGAAACCAAGATGCATTGCATCAAATTATTAGGCGATAAATTAATGGCAAGAAGCTTTCCTAGTCAGGTGAATGAGATCCATGCACGTGTAGCAGTCCTTAACAGATTTACGGAATTAGGTCGCCCACTTACCCAAGTTACGCCTTAA
- a CDS encoding DUF4236 domain-containing protein has protein sequence MGFRFRKSIKLFPGFKINLTHKGISSASIGKPGASLNIGKKGTRTSVGIPGTGLSYSKHQPYSKKTRVPQPTSLEHTEYNPQNLEQPKAKIWPWIIFGILCFIVGAVIF, from the coding sequence ATGGGTTTTAGATTTCGTAAAAGTATTAAATTATTCCCGGGTTTTAAAATTAATCTGACCCATAAAGGCATCAGCAGTGCCAGCATTGGCAAACCTGGTGCTTCTCTAAATATTGGGAAAAAAGGTACGCGAACCAGTGTCGGTATTCCAGGTACGGGACTATCTTACTCTAAACACCAGCCTTACTCTAAAAAGACCCGTGTTCCACAACCGACATCGCTAGAACACACGGAATATAATCCTCAGAATTTAGAACAACCGAAGGCAAAGATATGGCCTTGGATTATTTTTGGAATATTGTGTTTTATTGTGGGTGCCGTCATTTTTTAG
- a CDS encoding ATP-binding protein encodes MIKNNIRRESYLKFLNTWKNRDLIKVLSGVRRSGKSTLLVMFQQDLKEQGVQDENIIAINFEYMEFEELTYYRKLHDYVLSKVDKNKKNYVFLDEIQHVQNFEKVVDSLYIRDYIDLYITGSNAFFLSGELATLLTGRYIEQHVLPLSFQEFKQWHTENNPTIQQLSNRDLYAMYTRSSFPYTLAMTNQQETYDYLQAVYASVMFKDVIPRLNTADINALERVAKYLASVTGSPISINKIKNTFVSSGVKISFETVKRYIQGLQDSLLFYSAAQFKVRGRELLQTSEKYYLVDVGLRRIMLPDANADQGHILENVIYLELVRRGYTVYVGRLDEYEIDFVAVDTLQNLTYYQVALETLNEETLARELRPLQKVSDSYPKYLLTLDTIGTEANYNGIVKMNALDWLLSENK; translated from the coding sequence ATGATAAAGAATAATATTCGACGTGAGAGCTACCTGAAATTTCTGAATACATGGAAAAACCGTGATCTCATTAAAGTACTATCGGGTGTACGTCGTTCTGGAAAATCTACTTTACTAGTGATGTTCCAACAAGATCTAAAAGAGCAAGGTGTACAAGATGAAAATATCATTGCTATTAATTTCGAATATATGGAATTTGAAGAACTCACCTATTATCGTAAATTACACGATTATGTACTTTCGAAAGTCGATAAAAACAAAAAAAACTATGTTTTTTTAGATGAAATACAGCATGTTCAAAATTTTGAAAAAGTAGTCGACTCTTTATATATTCGTGACTATATCGATCTATATATTACAGGTTCAAATGCATTCTTTTTGAGTGGGGAATTAGCGACGTTACTTACAGGGCGTTATATCGAGCAGCATGTTTTACCTCTGTCATTCCAAGAGTTTAAACAATGGCATACTGAAAATAATCCAACCATCCAACAATTATCCAATCGTGATTTGTATGCGATGTACACTCGCAGTAGTTTCCCTTATACACTTGCAATGACTAATCAGCAGGAAACCTATGATTACTTACAAGCAGTCTATGCGAGTGTCATGTTTAAGGATGTTATTCCTCGCTTGAATACTGCAGATATTAACGCTTTGGAGCGTGTTGCAAAGTATTTGGCAAGTGTTACGGGCTCACCTATTTCTATTAATAAAATTAAAAATACCTTTGTTTCAAGTGGAGTTAAGATCTCATTTGAAACAGTAAAACGATATATTCAGGGTTTACAGGATAGTTTACTATTTTATAGTGCAGCACAATTTAAAGTACGTGGGCGAGAGCTATTACAAACCTCTGAAAAATACTATCTAGTTGATGTTGGCTTGCGCCGAATTATGTTGCCTGATGCAAATGCTGATCAAGGCCATATTTTAGAAAATGTGATTTATCTTGAGCTCGTCAGACGAGGCTATACTGTTTATGTTGGGCGACTTGATGAATATGAAATTGATTTTGTTGCTGTTGATACGTTACAGAATTTAACTTATTACCAAGTCGCGTTAGAAACACTGAATGAAGAAACATTAGCCCGAGAGTTACGCCCATTGCAGAAAGTTTCTGACTCGTATCCCAAGTATTTATTGACCTTAGATACTATAGGTACTGAAGCCAATTATAATGGTATTGTAAAAATGAATGCTCTCGATTGGTTACTGTCTGAAAATAAGTAA
- a CDS encoding replication initiation protein has product MLLMYGYKIVTTEFGLKSTELIKPSSRRVQYTDLVATRNDMTTANYSYEANEEKLVYCAMVAVRKNELNKNMRFDPDELITISAANFGELISEKDLDKDVVTASELYEIHRYGEKALQRVYDSYKPKVMLIKKKDDPTPIKVPMIIYCHYSKETKCMQIRFAREFYNYFYNLINPTGMTHSFSTHQIRYVMRMRSNYAMRIYRILNSELWKAESLGIQQIHDISLERLRFALDIEDKYKLIDNLKSRVLNVAKTQINKLSNLEIDYETIKNGKFVVGIRFTYKMKEEHRNLIFQRIIDRLKEKHLKNAIPYSDDGSHFKDKERVKYIKPVTKLSSKQITVLVNCDVFLNDYGCFLGDLDTITAKKTMRSLLTNKLDILNDHKLIDLDYYFWIQAKRNMNIFKKDASEDNMAEHEDKNIADSDMDEILDPAEDQLPF; this is encoded by the coding sequence ATGTTATTAATGTATGGTTATAAAATTGTAACCACGGAGTTTGGTTTGAAAAGTACAGAATTAATAAAGCCTTCTTCTCGTCGTGTTCAATACACTGATTTAGTGGCTACACGTAATGATATGACCACTGCAAATTACAGTTATGAAGCTAATGAAGAAAAGCTAGTGTACTGTGCTATGGTTGCTGTGCGCAAAAATGAACTAAATAAAAATATGCGCTTTGATCCAGATGAGTTAATTACGATTAGTGCAGCTAATTTTGGTGAATTGATTTCAGAAAAAGATTTAGATAAAGATGTTGTCACAGCAAGTGAGCTATATGAAATTCATCGGTATGGTGAAAAGGCCTTGCAGCGTGTTTATGATAGTTATAAGCCTAAGGTAATGTTGATCAAGAAAAAAGATGATCCTACACCAATTAAGGTACCAATGATTATTTATTGTCATTATAGTAAAGAAACTAAATGCATGCAGATTCGTTTTGCTAGAGAATTTTATAATTACTTCTATAACTTAATTAATCCGACAGGTATGACGCATTCATTTAGTACACACCAAATTCGCTATGTTATGCGGATGCGTTCTAATTATGCCATGCGGATTTATAGGATTCTCAATTCTGAATTATGGAAAGCTGAGTCATTAGGTATTCAGCAAATTCATGATATAAGTTTGGAAAGATTGCGTTTTGCTTTAGATATTGAAGATAAATATAAACTAATCGATAACTTAAAAAGCCGTGTTTTGAATGTTGCTAAAACACAAATTAATAAGTTAAGTAATCTTGAAATTGATTATGAAACGATTAAAAATGGAAAATTTGTTGTAGGTATACGTTTTACTTACAAAATGAAGGAAGAGCATAGAAATCTAATTTTTCAACGTATTATTGATCGATTAAAAGAAAAACATCTTAAAAATGCAATTCCATATAGTGATGATGGATCACACTTTAAAGATAAAGAACGCGTTAAATATATTAAACCAGTCACTAAGTTGAGCTCTAAGCAAATCACAGTTTTAGTGAATTGTGATGTTTTCTTAAACGATTATGGTTGTTTTTTAGGTGATTTGGATACGATTACAGCTAAAAAAACGATGCGTAGCTTATTAACAAATAAGTTAGATATATTGAATGATCATAAACTTATTGATCTGGATTACTATTTTTGGATACAAGCAAAACGCAATATGAATATCTTTAAAAAAGATGCGTCTGAAGATAATATGGCAGAGCATGAAGATAAAAATATTGCAGATTCTGATATGGATGAAATTTTAGATCCTGCAGAAGATCAACTACCTTTCTGA
- a CDS encoding ParB/RepB/Spo0J family partition protein, which produces MAKKPLIVDFNDSLEMEQAFINAAGTGKVSLISSIENNIVDVPIELIDFSEHQPRIITDKVLQEVEILATSIATNGQIYPIVVIKKEERYELVGGEKRFRAVRDILKHKTIRAIIRDDKSKEKTALISLIDNLHRSDLSDFELVNAIQKHCNEFGYSIQNVEFITQKYQLDQSKYFRLMSFYKLPDYIKEDLKINPKAISGATAQQLLTELNKLVLKFNHQLVESATFNIWKKYLNEFTETNRPSKKFIYEIEKALTVQEIAKKQEQNITNTSKINKMVLKDKNGLKFGSIKIEKNLNGKTVVNIRTSLNAEFNQEKIEKLEAFLADLDDKV; this is translated from the coding sequence ATGGCAAAAAAACCATTAATTGTCGATTTTAATGATTCTCTTGAAATGGAGCAGGCATTTATTAATGCAGCAGGAACAGGAAAAGTATCATTAATATCATCAATTGAAAATAATATTGTTGATGTACCTATAGAACTTATTGACTTCTCAGAGCATCAACCTCGTATTATTACAGATAAAGTTTTACAGGAAGTTGAAATTCTTGCCACGAGTATTGCAACGAATGGACAAATTTACCCTATTGTTGTTATAAAAAAAGAGGAAAGATATGAGCTCGTCGGTGGAGAAAAAAGGTTTAGAGCTGTTAGAGATATATTAAAGCATAAGACGATTCGTGCAATTATTCGAGATGATAAATCCAAGGAAAAAACAGCTTTAATTTCATTGATTGATAACTTACATCGATCGGATCTTAGTGATTTTGAATTAGTCAACGCCATACAAAAACATTGTAATGAGTTTGGATACTCTATACAAAATGTAGAATTTATCACTCAAAAATATCAACTAGATCAATCTAAATACTTTAGATTAATGAGCTTTTATAAACTTCCAGATTATATAAAAGAAGATCTAAAAATAAATCCAAAAGCTATTTCAGGTGCAACTGCACAACAATTGTTAACCGAATTAAATAAACTCGTTTTAAAATTTAATCATCAATTGGTTGAATCTGCCACATTTAATATATGGAAAAAATATCTAAATGAATTTACAGAAACTAATCGTCCATCAAAAAAATTCATTTACGAAATAGAAAAAGCATTAACTGTACAAGAGATAGCTAAAAAGCAAGAACAAAATATCACAAATACGTCTAAAATTAATAAAATGGTACTAAAAGATAAAAATGGTCTTAAATTTGGCTCAATTAAGATTGAAAAAAATCTCAATGGGAAGACAGTCGTAAATATTCGTACTAGTTTAAATGCTGAATTTAATCAAGAAAAAATTGAAAAACTAGAAGCTTTTCTTGCTGATTTAGACGATAAGGTATAA
- a CDS encoding AAA family ATPase, with the protein MTIYVIANQKGGVGKTTLSTNLAVALSKKGKTTLVDGDDQQSSIKWSKRRLQDSITTIALKDNLKEELQQLKQNNKYIVLDVAGRDSAEFRSALLTADVLIIPTQPSQTDIEVLPFVLRLVNTAKQVNKNLKTFVVLNKAPTNNKSTEIDAALELLQQVKSVKTLNTILRDRKQFRDAMIEGKSVLEMGSSKAKDELNEFLVEIL; encoded by the coding sequence ATGACAATATACGTAATCGCAAATCAAAAAGGTGGTGTTGGAAAGACAACGCTATCAACCAACTTAGCTGTTGCTCTGAGTAAAAAAGGCAAGACGACTCTTGTAGATGGAGATGATCAACAATCCTCTATAAAATGGAGTAAACGTAGACTACAAGATTCTATTACAACCATTGCTCTTAAAGATAATTTAAAAGAAGAATTACAACAATTAAAACAAAATAATAAATATATTGTATTGGATGTTGCAGGGCGTGATTCAGCTGAATTTCGTTCAGCATTATTAACAGCAGATGTTCTTATTATTCCAACACAACCTAGTCAAACAGATATTGAAGTACTACCTTTTGTTCTAAGATTAGTAAATACAGCAAAACAAGTGAATAAAAATTTAAAAACATTTGTGGTGTTAAATAAAGCCCCAACTAATAATAAATCTACAGAAATTGATGCTGCTTTAGAGCTATTACAGCAAGTCAAGTCTGTTAAAACACTAAATACAATTTTGCGTGATCGCAAACAATTTCGCGATGCGATGATCGAAGGAAAATCAGTATTAGAAATGGGTAGCAGCAAAGCAAAAGATGAATTAAATGAATTTTTGGTGGAGATCCTGTAA